The segment TCCAGCCAGGTCACGTTCCGGGTGGATACCTGGATGGGGGAAGTGCAGCCGATGGTGACGTTGACGGACAACAAACTGACCGGATATATGCTGGTGGGCAATGTACGTTATCCCACCGAGGGGGGCCGTCTGGCGCAAGTACCCAGCGGGATTGCCCCTTCGTTGCCCAGCCCGCAGCAGTTAAGTGAAAACCTGAAAGGGGGTGAAGCGGCGCTGTGGGCGGAAAACGTCAATAGCCAGATTATTGACACCAAACTGTGGCCACGAACCTTTGTGGTGGCGGAACGCCTGTGGTCTGCTGCCGATGTGAATGACAGCGATAATATGTATCAGCGGTTGAGCGCCATCGATCGCTGGGGTGCCATATCCGTTGGTCTGCAACAACATCAGCAGGCGGAGGTACAGATGATGCGACTGGCGAACAGCACCGATATTACCCCACTGCGCGTGCTGAGTGAGGTGCTGGAACCGGCACAATATTACACGCGGCAGCATCTGAAATTCCAGGCAGGCCACTATAACTATTTCGAGCCGCTTAACCGACTGGCCGATGTTCTGCCCGCCGAGAGCGAAGCGGTGCGTTTGCTGGACAAGCAGGTGGATGCCTTGATCGCTAATCGGGGCAACCGGCAGGCCACCAATGTGATTCGCCAGCAATTGCAACGCTGGCTAAGTAACAGCGACCGGGTGCTGCCGCTGACGCTGCATAACTATCAACTGCATGCGCTGCAACCGCAGGTACAGCAGGTGGCAATTCTCTGCCGCATGGGGCTGGATTTGGTCGCGACGCTGGAGCGTAATCAGGCGTATGGCGCGGGAGAAGTGGCGCAGATGCAAGAGAAACTGGATGACGCTGCCCTGGTGCAGGATGAGACGGTGCTGGCGTTAGTGCGCCCGTTGGAAAAACTGCTGCGTTCTGTCAAATAACCCAGGATGTAGCGGCGCGATTTATCGCGCGATTTCGTGCGCTATGCGGGTAAAATCCGCGCGATAAATCGCGCCGCTACGGGGGGCATCAGCGACGAACCGCAATCGCCTCGATCTCAATCTTCACATCTTTCGGCAGACGCGCCACTTCCACGCAGGAGCGAGCCGGGAAGCTGGCGTTATGCTCGGTGAAAAACGCTTCATAGGTTGCGTTCACGGTGGCGAAGTCATTCAGGTCTTTGACAAACACCGTGGTTTTCACAATGTCGCCCACTTTCAGACCGGCAGCTTCAACAATCGCCTTCACGTTTTCCAGCGACTGACGCGCCTGAGCAGACACATCGTCAGCCACTGCGCCGGTTTGCGGATCAACCGGGATCTGGCCGGAGGTAATGATCATGCTACCGAGATCCACGCCCTGTACGTACGGACCAATCGCTGCCGGTGCTTTTTCGGTACTGATTTCGCGAGACATTGTTTCTCCTTAAGAAAATGCGCCGCCAGTGCTCCCGACGGCATGAAAAGATCGCCCCATTATAGGGGCGATGCTGACGATTACCAGTGACCGAGCACTACATGGTGCGCGAACTCTTTCTCGCAATATTTGCACTTCAGGTGCACTTCATCGTCGCGCTTTTTCACGGCAAAACTGGAGAACACTGGCTCGCTGCGGCTGATACAGTTGCCGTTCGGGCAGGTCAGCACCCGTTCGATGCGATCCGGCAGCGTCGGGGCGATCTTCGCCACCACTTCATATTCGTCGATACGGTTGACCGTGGCATGAGGGGCATACACCGCCAGTTGGTTGATCTGATCATCGGTGAGAAAGGTGTTCTCGATCTTGATCAGATCTTTACGCCCCATTTCGCCAGAAGGCAGATTCAGACCAATGGTGATGCGCTGATCGGTTTCGGTCAGGCGAAACAGCGACAGTAATTTAAAGCCAACCTGCGCCGGGATATGGTCAATCACCGTGCCGCGTTTAATGGCTTCAACCTGCAATTTGTTATCGTGTGTCATGCTGTTTTCCTCCTTACAGGGCCAGATCGCGATTCAGTACCAGAGCCAGCAAAGCCTGGCGGGCAAAGATGCCATTCCCGGCCTGCTGGAAATACCAGGCGTGCGGTGTGCTGTCGACATCCGTAGTGATCTCATCGATTCGTGGCAGCGGGTGCAGCACCTTCATATTGTCGCGTGCGCCCACCAGGTCGCTGGCGCGCAGAATAAACTGCGCTTTGACGTTGGCGTATTCTGACGGGTCGAGACGCTCTTTCTGCACGCGCGTCATGTACAGGATATCCAGTTCCGGCATCACCTCTTCGATGCTGTCATGGCGCGACCAGCGAATGTTTTGCTCATCCAGCATATCGGTGATGTAAGACGGCATCGCCAGTGCATCAGGGGCGATAAAGAAGAACCGGTTGCCATCGAACTTCGCCAGCGCCTGAGTCAGGGAGTGCACGGTACGGCCATATTTCAGGTCACCCACCATCGCCACATTCAGGTTATCCAGACGGCTCTGGGTTTCACGAATGGTGAACAAATCGAGCAGGGTTTGCGTCGGATGCTGGTTAGCCCCGTCTCCGGCGTTGAGAATCGGCACGCCGCCGGAAAACTCGGTAGCGAGACGGGCCGCGCCTTCCTGCGGATGGCGCATCACAATGGCATCGACATAGGTACCAATCACCGAAATGGTATCGGCGAGGGTTTCCCCTTTCTTACCGAGCGAGGTGTTGCTGCCGTCGGCAAAACCGACGACCGAGGCACCAAGGCGATGCATGGCGGTTTCAAACGACAGACGGGTACGCGTTGAGGCTTCAAAGAAGCAGCTGGCGATGACGTTGTGTTTCAGCAATTCCGGCTGCGGGTGTGCCTTGAGCTGCGCGGCGGTATGCAGTACCAGCTCCAGCTCAGCGCGGCTGAGATCGTTAATTGAAATAATGTGCTTACGATATAGCGGGTTGGCCATAGCTCTCTCCTCTGCGCTGCCGGATAACGGACAAAAAAAAGCCCCTGCTTAAGGGGCTTGATTTGCGATCGATTGATGACGGAAAGAAACAGGTGCGCCGCCAGCTTTCTGGCGTAATTGAGCGTCAAATTGTGCGCTGCGCTGTTGCATGCTTCCTCCCGGCAAATTGTGGCGCATTATACGCATTCACTGCTTTGCATCAAGCAAAAATCACACGCGAGGTAATCGTTTGCTCCCGCCTGAGTCAGGGCTGGCCGAGCGTTGCCACCATCACGGCTTTAATGGTGTGCATGCGGTTTTCTGCCTGGTCAAACACAATGCTGTGTGCCGATTCAAACACCTCGTTGCTGACTTCCATACCGTCGTTCAGGCCATACTGCTCAGCCATCTGACGTCCCAGCGTGGTTTGGTCATCATGGAACGCTGGCAGGCAGTGCAGGAACTTCACCTGCGGATTGCCGGTCAACGCCAGCATCGCGCTGTTTACCTGATACGGGCGCAGCAGCGCGATACGATCAGACCACACGGATTTGTCTTCTCCCATCGAGACCCACACGTCAGTGTAGATGAAATCGGCACCCTGCACGCCGGTGGCGATATCTTCGGTCAGCGTGATTTTGCCACCGGTTTTTTGCGCTGCGATGCGGCATTGTTCCACCAGTTGTTCTTCTGGCCAGCAGCCTTTCGGTGCCACCAGACGCAGGTCCAGCCCGACCATCGCAGCTGCTTCCAGCATGCTGTTGCCCATGTTATTGCGCGCATCGCCAACGTACACCAGCGTCATCTGGTTCAGCGATTTTTGTGGCAGATGTTCCTGCATCGTCAACAGATCCGCCAGCAACTGAGTTGGATGGAATTCGGTGGTCAGACCGTTCCAGACCGGCACCCCGGCATGTTCCGCCAGGGTTTCCACCAACGCCTGACCATAACCACGATATTGAATACCGTCATACATACGTCCGAGCACGCGCGCAGTGTCTTTCATCGACTCTTTATGGCCGATCTGGCTGCCGCTTGGGCCGAGGTAAGTCACGTTAGCACCCTGATCGTAAGCGGCAACTTCGAAAGAGCAACGGGTACGAGTCGAGTCTTTTTCGAAGATGAGCGCGATGTTTTTGCCTTTCAGGTACTGCGTTTCGCTGGCGTTTTTCTTTGCGTGTTTTAATTCACCGGCCAGTCTTAACAGGTAATCAATTTCTGCTGGGGTGAAGTCCAGCAATCTCAGGAAATGGCGTTGGTTCAGCTGACTCATACAGCGCTCCATGTGGGGATCATAAATGAATTAAAATTCAATCTAACCGTATGAATATGCATTTTCAACCCCGGCGTTAAGAAACTTTCTGTTTTGAGTAGTGGCGCGCGAGGCAGTGTGGGAAAATAATTGCATTCATTGCCGAACATTTTGAGGATATCCCCATGGCATACGAAGCATTGCTGGAAGAACAACGCGAAGAGACGCGGTTGATCATTGATGAATTACTGGAAGATGGCAGCGATCCTGATGCCCTCTACACCATCGAGCACCATCTTTCCTGCAACAATTTTGACTCGCTGGAAAAAGCGGCGGTAGATGCCTTCAAGCTGGGTTATGAGGTGACTGAACCGGAAGAGCTGGAGCTGGAAGATGGCAGCACGGTGATGTGTGTCGACATCCTGAGCGAAGCCGCGCTGAAACCCGAGCTGATTGATGCGCAGGTTGAGCAACTGGTGAATCTGGCGGGCAAATACAACGTAGATTACGACGGTTGGGGCACCTACTTCGAAGACCCGGACGCGGAAGACGAAGATGATGACGGCGACTTCATTGATGATGAAGACGACGGTGTACGTCACTAAAAATGAACGGGCAGCCGCGTTGCTGCCCGTATTTTTTCCCCGCAGATAAAGACATTCATGAATTACGCCCCGCTATTAGAACCTATCCATCAGTTTCTGCATTGCCGCACACCACAGGCGTGGATTGATGAAGCACGCAAGCCGGAAAACCTGACGTTGCTACTCACCGATCATATGGTTTGTGAGTTAAAAGCCGCGCAAACCGCCGTCTGGTTGATTCGTAAATATGTGGCTGACAAGCCGAGTGGTGACGCTATTCTGGCGTGGCTGAAGCCCTACGAAGATTTTATTTTTGGCGAAGATCACGACAGCAACTTTATCAACGCCCACAAAAATCTGACCAAAAGCATCATCGTGCGTAATGAGTTGCCGTGGGCGGATGATCTGGTGGAAAAGATGGTGCTGCTGATTAAAGAAGAGCTGCACCATTTTTATCAGGTCTGGGAAATTATGCAGGCGCGCGGTCTGCCGTATCGCAAGATTACCGCCAGTCGTTACGCCAAAGGGTTGCTGCGTGAGGTCACGACTCATGAGCCAGATACCCTGGTAGATAAGCTGATTTGCGGTGCTTATATCGAGGCGCGTTCTTGTGAACGTTTCGCCAGCCTGGCACCGTATCTGGATGAGCAACTGGAGAAGTTTTATATCTCGCTGCTGCGTTCCGAAGCGCGTCATTACCAGGATTACCTGACGCTGGCGGCGCAGATTTCGCCGAAAGATATTGCGCCACGCGTGCGCGCGATTGGTGAGGCGGAAGGGCGCTTAATCAGCGAACCGGATATCGAGCTGCGTTTTCACAGCGGTGTGCCAACCTTATAAAATCCGCGCGATAAATCGCGCCGCTACAACCCGCGCGATAAATCGCGCCGCTACGACCCGCATGATAAATCGCGCCGCTACGGGACGGAATGATTACAGGGTACGCAGCATACGCACTTCACAATCCACATGCCCGGTGCAGCCCATCGCGGTATCAATCAGGGTAAAACCCAGCGATTCATACAACTTAATGGCGCGCGTCAGGCTGGCGGTGGTTTCCAGATAGCAACGACGGAAACCTTGCTGGCGTGCATAATCCATCGCGCGTAGTGCCAGATCGCGGGCCAGGCCAAAACCACGCGCTTCCGGCAGAAAGTACATCTTCTGTAATTCACAAATATCCGGCGCGCTACACGCCAGGGGTGCCACACCGCCGCCACCCAGCACTTTGCCCTGATGCTCGACAATCCAGTAAGCGCTGTTCGCCTCGCTGTACAATTCAAACAGCCGGTCCAGATTGGGATCAGACACGGTATAGCCTTTGTCAGCAGTCAGGCCGAACTCGGCAGAGACGTCGCGAATGACCCGAGCAATCAGCGGATTATCGGCTGCGGTAATGGGACGTACCTGAAGATCCAGCGGGGTGACAGTGGTCATTAGCATCTCATCCGATAGAAAAAAGCCGGGCAGTGCCCGGCTTCGGTTAAGCAGTTGGCCTGAAGCGATTACAATGCCGCAATCACGCCCTGCTGTTCAATCAGTTTTGCTTTTGATTGTTCCAGCTCAGCTGCACGTTCGCGCTCTTTCGCTACCACCGCTTCCGGTGCACGGGCAACAAAACCTTCGTTCGCCAGTTTGGTCTGGATCTTCTCGATTTCAACATCCAGCTTGGTCAGCTCTTTCGCCAGACGATCCAGCTCCGCTTCTTTGTTCACCAGATCCGCCATCGGAATCAGCAGTTCAGCGCCTTCAACGATCTTGGTCACCGATACCGGGCCTTTCTCGCCCGCAGGCAGGATGGTGAGGCTTTCCAGGCGTGCCAGACGCGACAGGAAGTTACGGTTCTCTTCCACGCGACGCAGCGCCGCCGGTGAGCAATCACGCAGCAACACATCCAGCGGTTTGCTCAGGGCGATGTTCATCTCGGCGCGGATATTACGTACCGCGACGATAGCCTGCTTCATCCACTCGATATCCGCTTTCGCTTCCGCATCTTCTTTCGCCGCCTCGTACTGCGGGAACGGTTGCAGCATGATGGTGTCGTCGCTGATATTTTTCAGCACTTTGACACGCTGCCAGATGGTTTCAGTGATAAACGGAATGACCGGATGTGCCAGGCGCAGCAACGCTTCCAGCACCGTCACCAGCGTGTTACGCGTGCCGCGCAGTTCCGCTTCGCTACCGCTGTTCATCACTGGCTTGGTCAGCTCCAGATACCAGTCACAGAACTGGTTCCAGGTGAAGTCGTACAGCAGGTTGGCAGCGATATCGAAACGATAGCTATCCAGTGCTTCACGGTAGGCTTTTACGGTGCTGTTAAACTCGGTGAGGATCCAACGATCCGCCAGCGACAGCTTCATTTCGCCGCCATTCTGGCCGCAATCCTGATCTTCGGTGTTCATCAGCACAAAGCGGCTGGCGTTCCACAGCTTGTTACAGAAGTTGCGATAACCTTCGAGACGCTTCATGTCCCAGTTGATGTCACGACCCGTCGAGGCCAGTGCCGCCAGGGTAAAGCGCAGCGCATCGGTGCCTGATGGGACGATGCCGTCCGGGAACTGCTTCTCGGTACGTTTACGGATTTTATCAGCCAACTGCGGCTGCATCATGTTACCGGTACGTTTTTCCAGCAGATCTTCCAGTGAAATGCCGTCCACCATATCCAGCGGATCGATGACGTTACCCTTCGACTTGGACATTTTCTGTCCTTCTTCGTCGCGGATCAGACCAGTGATATACACGGTCTTGAACGGCACCTGCGGTTTGCCGTTTTCATCTTTCATGAAATGCATGGTCAGCATGATCATGCGGGCAATCCAGAAGAAGATGATGTCGAAGCCGCTCACCAGCACGCTGGTCGGGTGGAAGGTACGCAGCGCTTCGGTGTTCTCCGGCCAGCCGAGGGTTGAGAAGGTCCACAGGCCAGAAGAGAACCAGGTATCCAGCACGTCTTCGTCCTGGCGCAGCGCAACGTCAGCGCCAAGGTTGTTTTCCTGACGTACTTCTTCTTCAGTGCGACCGACATACACGTTGCCGTGATTGTCGTACCACGCCGGAATACGGTGGCCCCACCACAGTTGACGGGAAATACACCAGTCCTGAATGTCGCGCATCCAGGAGAAATACATGTTTTCGTACTGCTTCGGCACGAACTGGATGTCGCCGTTTTCCACCGCTTCAACCGCGACTTTTGCCAGCGGGGCAGTGCGCACATACCACTGGTCGGTCAGCATCGGCTCAATCACCACGCCGCCACGGTCGCCATAAGGTACGGTCAGATCGTGAGGCTTGATCTCATCCAGCAGGCCGAGGGCGTCAATCGCCGCGACGATCGCTTTACGCGCAGCAAAACGTTCCATGTTCTGGAACTCAGCCGGGATGGCGTTGCTGTAAACGTCAGTCTCTTCACCGTTAGTGTCGAGCACTTCCGCAGTGGTGCGGATGTCGCCGTCGAAGGTCAGGATGTTGATCATCGGCAGCGCATGGCGACGGCCAACTTCGTAGTCGTTGAAGTCGTGGGCCGGGGTGATCTTCACGCAGCCGGTGCCTTTTTCCATGTCGGCGTGTTCATCGCCAACGATCGGAATACGACGGTCTACCAGCGGCAGGATCAGCTCTTTGCCGATCAGATCTTTATAACGTGGATCTTCCGGGTTGACGGCCACACCGGTATCGCCCAGCAGGGTTTCCGGGCGGGTGGTCGCGACCACCAGGTAATCTTTACCTTCCGCGGTTTTTGCGCCATCGGCCAGCGGGTAGCGGATGTGCCACATCGAACCTTTGGTTTCGCGGTTTTCAACTTCGAGGTCAGAAATCGCGGTACGCAGTTTCGGGTCCCAGTTTACCAGGCGCTTACCACGGTAAATCAGGTTCTCTTTATACAGGCGTACAAACACTTCTTTCACGGCATTGGAAAGCCCTTCATCCATAGTGAAGCGCTCGCGTTCCCAGTCAACGGAGTTGCCGAGGCGACGCATCTGACGGGAGATATTGCCGCCTGATTCCGCTTTCCACTGCCAGATTTTGTCGATAAAGGCTTCGCGACCGTAATCCTGGCGCGTTTTGCCCTCTTCAGCCGCAATTTTGCGCTCAACCACCATCTGGGTAGCGATACCCGCGTGGTCAGTACCCGCCTGCCACAGGGTGTTTTTGCCCTGCATGCGCTGGTAACGAATCATGGTGTCCATGATGGTTTGCTGGAAGGCGTGACCCATATGCAAGCTGCCGGTGACGTTCGGCGGCGGGATCATGATGCAAAAGCTTTCCTGGCTGGTGTCGCCATTCGGTTTAAAGTAGCCCTGCTGTTCCCAGTGCTCGTAGAGCGGCTGCTCGATATCTTGCGGGTTATATGTCTTTTCCATTTCTGCTATGTCGTTTGCGGCTGTGGTGGCGTCGCCGTATTCAATTGGAAGCCAACGCTGCGATACGCTTTATAGCGGTCACGCGCCAGCTGTTTCTGGGATTCTTCGTAAGGAACGAAGTCTATCACTTCATGGAAAGCAGTAGCAAAATCTGCGAACTGCGGCAGCAGGCTGATTAGCAAGTCGCGTGGCGAACTGCCGCGTCGTTGCGGCCAGGCCAACTCGACCGGTGCGCCATAACGCGGGCCTTCACCCGCAAGGTTATGCGGTACAAAGGCATTGGCCGGGCGCTGCCATAAGGCTTCATCCAGACGATTGGCCTGCTGTTCATCGGTGCAGGCAATCAGGATGCGTTTGCCGTCACGCCAGCGTGCTTCGGCCAAATCGCACACCAGCGCTTCAATGGCGCTCAGGCCGTCGCTGGCGGTATCGGACTCCATCACATAAAAGGTGGCGTTTTTCATGGCGGGCTAGATTCCATTAATGACATTGGGGCGCATTATGCGCCCCGGTTTTAATTGCTGCACGTCGGATGCGTTAATCGTCGCCGTTCAGACCTGCACGGTTCAGCAGGAACTGCGACAGCAGCGGCACCGGGCGACCGGTTGCGCCTTTGGCTTTACCGGAGCGCCAGGCAGTACCGGCGATATCCAGGTGCGCCCAGTTAAATTTGCGCGCGAAGCGAGCCAGGAAGCACGCTGCGGTGATGGCACCACCCGGACGGCCGCCAATGTTTGCCATGTCGGCAAAATTGGATTCCAGCTGCTCCTGATATTCATCTGCCATCGGCAAGCGCCAGGCACGGTCGCCAGACTGCTCAGAGGCGCTGATCAACTCATGCGCCAACGGATTGTGGTTCGACAGCAGACCGCTGACATGATGACCCAGCGCAATCACGCAGGCACCGGTCAGGGTGGCGACATCAATCACCACTTCAGGATCGAAGCGCTCAACAT is part of the Pantoea phytobeneficialis genome and harbors:
- the pyrB gene encoding aspartate carbamoyltransferase, which gives rise to MANPLYRKHIISINDLSRAELELVLHTAAQLKAHPQPELLKHNVIASCFFEASTRTRLSFETAMHRLGASVVGFADGSNTSLGKKGETLADTISVIGTYVDAIVMRHPQEGAARLATEFSGGVPILNAGDGANQHPTQTLLDLFTIRETQSRLDNLNVAMVGDLKYGRTVHSLTQALAKFDGNRFFFIAPDALAMPSYITDMLDEQNIRWSRHDSIEEVMPELDILYMTRVQKERLDPSEYANVKAQFILRASDLVGARDNMKVLHPLPRIDEITTDVDSTPHAWYFQQAGNGIFARQALLALVLNRDLAL
- the rraB gene encoding ribonuclease E inhibitor RraB encodes the protein MAYEALLEEQREETRLIIDELLEDGSDPDALYTIEHHLSCNNFDSLEKAAVDAFKLGYEVTEPEELELEDGSTVMCVDILSEAALKPELIDAQVEQLVNLAGKYNVDYDGWGTYFEDPDAEDEDDDGDFIDDEDDGVRH
- a CDS encoding GNAT family N-acetyltransferase; this encodes MTTVTPLDLQVRPITAADNPLIARVIRDVSAEFGLTADKGYTVSDPNLDRLFELYSEANSAYWIVEHQGKVLGGGGVAPLACSAPDICELQKMYFLPEARGFGLARDLALRAMDYARQQGFRRCYLETTASLTRAIKLYESLGFTLIDTAMGCTGHVDCEVRMLRTL
- a CDS encoding valine--tRNA ligase, whose product is MEKTYNPQDIEQPLYEHWEQQGYFKPNGDTSQESFCIMIPPPNVTGSLHMGHAFQQTIMDTMIRYQRMQGKNTLWQAGTDHAGIATQMVVERKIAAEEGKTRQDYGREAFIDKIWQWKAESGGNISRQMRRLGNSVDWERERFTMDEGLSNAVKEVFVRLYKENLIYRGKRLVNWDPKLRTAISDLEVENRETKGSMWHIRYPLADGAKTAEGKDYLVVATTRPETLLGDTGVAVNPEDPRYKDLIGKELILPLVDRRIPIVGDEHADMEKGTGCVKITPAHDFNDYEVGRRHALPMINILTFDGDIRTTAEVLDTNGEETDVYSNAIPAEFQNMERFAARKAIVAAIDALGLLDEIKPHDLTVPYGDRGGVVIEPMLTDQWYVRTAPLAKVAVEAVENGDIQFVPKQYENMYFSWMRDIQDWCISRQLWWGHRIPAWYDNHGNVYVGRTEEEVRQENNLGADVALRQDEDVLDTWFSSGLWTFSTLGWPENTEALRTFHPTSVLVSGFDIIFFWIARMIMLTMHFMKDENGKPQVPFKTVYITGLIRDEEGQKMSKSKGNVIDPLDMVDGISLEDLLEKRTGNMMQPQLADKIRKRTEKQFPDGIVPSGTDALRFTLAALASTGRDINWDMKRLEGYRNFCNKLWNASRFVLMNTEDQDCGQNGGEMKLSLADRWILTEFNSTVKAYREALDSYRFDIAANLLYDFTWNQFCDWYLELTKPVMNSGSEAELRGTRNTLVTVLEALLRLAHPVIPFITETIWQRVKVLKNISDDTIMLQPFPQYEAAKEDAEAKADIEWMKQAIVAVRNIRAEMNIALSKPLDVLLRDCSPAALRRVEENRNFLSRLARLESLTILPAGEKGPVSVTKIVEGAELLIPMADLVNKEAELDRLAKELTKLDVEIEKIQTKLANEGFVARAPEAVVAKERERAAELEQSKAKLIEQQGVIAAL
- the pyrI gene encoding aspartate carbamoyltransferase regulatory subunit, which encodes MTHDNKLQVEAIKRGTVIDHIPAQVGFKLLSLFRLTETDQRITIGLNLPSGEMGRKDLIKIENTFLTDDQINQLAVYAPHATVNRIDEYEVVAKIAPTLPDRIERVLTCPNGNCISRSEPVFSSFAVKKRDDEVHLKCKYCEKEFAHHVVLGHW
- a CDS encoding DNA polymerase III subunit chi, with product MKNATFYVMESDTASDGLSAIEALVCDLAEARWRDGKRILIACTDEQQANRLDEALWQRPANAFVPHNLAGEGPRYGAPVELAWPQRRGSSPRDLLISLLPQFADFATAFHEVIDFVPYEESQKQLARDRYKAYRSVGFQLNTATPPQPQTT
- the ridA gene encoding Rid family detoxifying hydrolase → MSREISTEKAPAAIGPYVQGVDLGSMIITSGQIPVDPQTGAVADDVSAQARQSLENVKAIVEAAGLKVGDIVKTTVFVKDLNDFATVNATYEAFFTEHNASFPARSCVEVARLPKDVKIEIEAIAVRR
- the argF gene encoding ornithine carbamoyltransferase codes for the protein MSQLNQRHFLRLLDFTPAEIDYLLRLAGELKHAKKNASETQYLKGKNIALIFEKDSTRTRCSFEVAAYDQGANVTYLGPSGSQIGHKESMKDTARVLGRMYDGIQYRGYGQALVETLAEHAGVPVWNGLTTEFHPTQLLADLLTMQEHLPQKSLNQMTLVYVGDARNNMGNSMLEAAAMVGLDLRLVAPKGCWPEEQLVEQCRIAAQKTGGKITLTEDIATGVQGADFIYTDVWVSMGEDKSVWSDRIALLRPYQVNSAMLALTGNPQVKFLHCLPAFHDDQTTLGRQMAEQYGLNDGMEVSNEVFESAHSIVFDQAENRMHTIKAVMVATLGQP
- the miaE gene encoding tRNA isopentenyl-2-thiomethyl-A-37 hydroxylase MiaE, giving the protein MNYAPLLEPIHQFLHCRTPQAWIDEARKPENLTLLLTDHMVCELKAAQTAVWLIRKYVADKPSGDAILAWLKPYEDFIFGEDHDSNFINAHKNLTKSIIVRNELPWADDLVEKMVLLIKEELHHFYQVWEIMQARGLPYRKITASRYAKGLLREVTTHEPDTLVDKLICGAYIEARSCERFASLAPYLDEQLEKFYISLLRSEARHYQDYLTLAAQISPKDIAPRVRAIGEAEGRLISEPDIELRFHSGVPTL